One region of Alcanivorax sediminis genomic DNA includes:
- a CDS encoding sigma-54 dependent transcriptional regulator: MSLDHPTLRVLIVDNQDSKLALPQRLAAQGWQLVVQKLDALDPSQWPDVGIIHIPAPNQFDALNAVSHQLQEGSYIALCSKQALACEKIQTLIRNTFHDYCEDTVPTQRFAQSLERLLSESRPRIEQLTTPPLILGSSTAMTELRHKLSIYGRTELPVLLQGESGTGKECAAQWVHQHSSRRDQPFIALNCAAIPDNQFSIELFGFEKGAFAGASRRHQGKIHVAEGGTLFLDEIGDLSQTSQATLLRFLESNLYTPLGGSHEQLSDVRIICASNHNLDEEVAAGNFRLDLFHRLNVLGLNLPSLRTHREDIPVLAEHFLNQHEPQVVLDRSALDALMAHDFPGNVRELRNCLLRAAVNNRHGIIRDEDLGLSPCDQSEPATQTLTQYRNRQESHYIRQCLKDCQNNVQEAADRLKISRSSLYRLIEKHHIPLP; this comes from the coding sequence GTGAGTCTGGACCATCCAACACTCAGGGTCCTGATTGTGGATAATCAGGATTCGAAGCTTGCCTTGCCCCAGCGCCTTGCCGCGCAGGGCTGGCAGCTTGTTGTCCAGAAACTGGATGCCCTTGATCCCTCGCAGTGGCCCGATGTGGGCATTATCCATATCCCTGCACCCAATCAGTTTGATGCGCTCAATGCCGTGAGCCATCAACTTCAGGAAGGTAGTTACATTGCCTTGTGCAGCAAACAGGCGCTCGCCTGTGAGAAGATCCAGACGTTGATCCGCAACACCTTTCACGATTACTGCGAAGACACGGTGCCCACCCAACGCTTTGCCCAGTCGCTGGAACGATTGCTTTCCGAAAGCCGCCCCCGAATTGAGCAACTCACTACCCCACCACTGATTCTCGGTAGCTCCACAGCCATGACGGAACTGCGCCACAAACTGTCCATCTATGGCCGCACCGAGTTACCGGTGTTATTACAGGGGGAAAGCGGCACCGGGAAAGAGTGTGCCGCGCAGTGGGTTCATCAACATTCGTCTCGCCGAGATCAACCGTTCATTGCGCTGAACTGCGCTGCCATCCCCGACAACCAGTTTTCCATTGAGCTTTTCGGTTTTGAAAAAGGGGCCTTTGCCGGCGCCAGCAGAAGGCATCAGGGCAAGATTCATGTTGCAGAAGGCGGCACCCTTTTTCTTGATGAGATTGGTGACCTGTCACAAACCAGCCAGGCCACCCTGCTGCGTTTTCTGGAGTCCAATCTCTACACCCCATTGGGCGGCAGCCACGAACAGCTTTCCGACGTGCGTATCATCTGTGCCAGCAATCACAATCTGGATGAAGAAGTGGCGGCCGGGAATTTCCGACTGGATCTGTTTCACCGCCTGAATGTACTCGGCCTGAATCTGCCGTCACTACGAACACACCGGGAAGACATCCCGGTATTAGCCGAACATTTTCTCAACCAGCATGAGCCACAGGTTGTGTTGGACCGTTCCGCACTGGATGCATTAATGGCCCACGACTTCCCCGGCAATGTAAGAGAACTGCGCAATTGCCTGTTGCGTGCCGCCGTGAATAATCGGCATGGCATCATTCGCGATGAGGATCTGGGCCTGAGCCCCTGCGATCAATCCGAGCCCGCCACCCAGACCCTGACCCAATATCGTAACCGCCAGGAAAGCCACTATATCCGTCAGTGCCTCAAGGACTGTCAGAATAATGTGCAGGAAGCCGCAGATCGCTTGAAGATCAGCCGCTCAAGCCTCTACCGGTTGATTGAAAAGCATCACATCCCCTTACCCTGA
- a CDS encoding acyl carrier protein phosphodiesterase, translating into MNYLAHLTLAQPFAPSKVGNVLGDFMRGVEVAGLSEPVRLGLDNHRLVDRFTDSHDWVRAQRAKFSPARRRFAGVALDVLFDHFLWHHWSSFYASPRGDTIALHYRHLQAGDALMPPVMRQRMQRMAEFDLLNRYVELRQVGQALDMIAGRIRFANRFTGIVEEIVPFYEELEEGFLVFYPQLQHAVAQAALEAQSG; encoded by the coding sequence ATGAATTATCTGGCCCACCTCACGCTGGCACAGCCTTTCGCACCCTCCAAGGTGGGTAATGTGCTGGGCGATTTCATGCGTGGGGTGGAAGTGGCTGGCCTGTCTGAGCCCGTTCGGCTGGGGCTCGATAATCATCGCCTGGTGGACCGTTTCACTGACTCCCATGACTGGGTGCGGGCTCAGCGCGCGAAGTTTTCGCCGGCCCGCCGCCGCTTTGCAGGCGTTGCCCTGGATGTGTTGTTTGACCATTTCCTGTGGCATCACTGGTCATCGTTCTATGCCTCGCCGCGAGGAGACACCATTGCGCTGCATTACCGCCATCTGCAGGCCGGCGATGCGCTAATGCCGCCCGTTATGCGGCAACGTATGCAGCGTATGGCAGAGTTTGATCTACTCAACCGCTACGTGGAGTTGAGGCAGGTCGGCCAGGCGCTGGACATGATTGCCGGCCGGATCCGTTTTGCCAATCGCTTCACTGGTATCGTCGAGGAAATCGTTCCTTTCTATGAAGAGCTGGAGGAAGGTTTTCTGGTGTTCTATCCCCAGCTGCAGCACGCCGTGGCCCAAGCCGCGCTGGAAGCGCAATCAGGGTAA
- a CDS encoding 6-pyruvoyl trahydropterin synthase family protein encodes MATLFVENLTVADFSYLHPKRGMVGESWLVDLELSGDLDNQGMVFDFGHIKKRIKEAIDDRVDHRLLVPVDCDQASVVERDNDTSLEWVYRGGTIRMVVPSESLLLMPGTEVSKASLTLHLMELVQSVVPDNVHEVRIILREEDTGTAPYYHYSHGLKKHDGNCQRIAHGHRSNIHIFENGRRSRYWEKLWADRWEDIYLGTREDLEGTYFIDEIPHHRFRYDAPQGHFELVIPEDHCYLIDTDSTVEQLAAHIAEQLALEAPGKHFRVRAFEGVGKGAIAEAGEDMPGKTHSGWLSGAAAI; translated from the coding sequence ATGGCCACACTCTTTGTTGAAAATTTGACCGTCGCCGACTTTTCCTACCTGCACCCCAAGCGCGGCATGGTGGGCGAATCCTGGCTGGTGGATCTCGAACTGAGCGGGGATCTGGATAACCAGGGCATGGTGTTTGATTTTGGCCACATCAAGAAGCGCATCAAGGAAGCCATCGACGACAGGGTCGATCACCGCTTGCTGGTGCCTGTGGATTGTGACCAGGCCAGCGTAGTTGAACGCGACAATGACACCAGCCTGGAATGGGTCTACCGGGGCGGCACCATTCGCATGGTCGTTCCCAGCGAGAGCCTGCTGTTGATGCCCGGCACGGAGGTTTCCAAGGCCAGTCTCACGCTGCACCTGATGGAACTGGTGCAAAGCGTTGTGCCAGATAATGTGCACGAGGTGCGCATTATTCTTCGCGAGGAAGATACCGGCACCGCACCCTACTACCATTACTCCCACGGATTGAAGAAGCACGATGGCAACTGTCAGCGCATCGCTCACGGCCACCGCTCCAACATCCATATCTTCGAGAACGGCCGACGCAGCCGCTACTGGGAAAAGCTTTGGGCGGACCGCTGGGAAGACATCTACCTCGGCACCCGGGAAGACCTGGAAGGCACTTACTTTATCGACGAGATTCCCCACCATCGCTTCCGCTACGATGCACCCCAGGGACACTTCGAACTGGTGATTCCCGAAGATCATTGCTATCTGATCGACACCGATTCCACAGTGGAGCAACTGGCCGCACATATTGCCGAGCAGCTGGCTCTCGAAGCCCCCGGCAAGCACTTCCGTGTGCGAGCCTTTGAAGGGGTTGGCAAAGGCGCCATCGCCGAAGCTGGCGAAGACATGCCCGGGAAAACGCATTCCGGCTGGCTGAGTGGCGCGGCGGCAATCTAG
- a CDS encoding histidine triad nucleotide-binding protein — MSVTLFSKIIDREIPADIIFEDDQCLAFRDINPQAPTHFLVIPKKPIPKLSDAVAEDQALLGHLLLVASQVAKQEGLDDFRLNVNNGAGASQTVFHLHVHVLGGRPFSWPPG, encoded by the coding sequence ATGTCTGTCACCCTGTTCTCCAAGATTATCGACCGTGAAATCCCCGCAGATATCATTTTTGAGGACGACCAGTGTCTGGCCTTCCGTGATATCAACCCGCAGGCACCGACCCATTTTCTGGTCATACCCAAGAAACCCATCCCCAAGCTGTCTGATGCCGTGGCTGAAGATCAGGCTCTGCTCGGACACCTTCTGCTGGTGGCCAGTCAGGTGGCCAAACAGGAAGGCCTGGACGATTTTCGGCTGAACGTGAACAACGGCGCGGGGGCCAGTCAGACGGTCTTCCACCTGCACGTTCACGTGCTGGGTGGTCGTCCGTTCAGTTGGCCTCCGGGCTGA